The proteins below are encoded in one region of Sporosarcina sp. FSL K6-1508:
- the greA gene encoding transcription elongation factor GreA, which translates to MITEKKFPMTASGKQKLEEELEFLKSVKRKEIVERIKIARSYGDLSENSEYDSAKEDQGFLEGKISSIESMIRNSVIITEDELNTDEVRLGKTVTFKELPDGDEETYTIVGSAEANPIEGLISNDSPIAKGLIGRSKGDQVKIVTPGGEMSVTILEIK; encoded by the coding sequence ATGATTACAGAAAAGAAATTTCCAATGACAGCATCAGGTAAACAGAAGCTAGAAGAAGAACTAGAATTTCTAAAATCGGTTAAACGAAAAGAAATTGTCGAGCGTATCAAAATCGCAAGAAGTTACGGCGACCTCTCGGAAAACTCGGAATACGATTCAGCGAAAGAAGACCAAGGTTTCCTAGAAGGTAAGATTTCGTCTATCGAGTCCATGATTCGCAATTCAGTGATCATCACGGAAGACGAACTGAATACTGACGAAGTACGCCTCGGAAAAACCGTCACATTTAAAGAACTGCCAGACGGAGATGAAGAGACGTATACGATTGTTGGTTCTGCGGAAGCAAATCCAATCGAAGGTCTAATTTCAAATGATTCACCAATCGCAAAAGGACTTATCGGCCGTTCTAAAGGTGATCAAGTGAAAATTGTCACGCCAGGCGGAGAAATGTCAGTTACAATTCTTGAAATAAAATGA
- a CDS encoding ComE operon protein 2, with translation MERITWDQFFMAQCHLLAVRSTCTRLSVGASIVRDNRIIAGGYNGSISGGDHCIDHGCYVVGSHCVRTIHAEMNALLQCSKYGIPVAGSTLYVTHFPCLQCSKAIIQAGIRHVIYATDYKNDEYALKLFAQSGVSVQHIPYDEKKVDFSNESKLELFNELLQKMQALGVGNEDLAPYKQRVNDLFEK, from the coding sequence ATGGAGCGAATAACTTGGGACCAGTTTTTCATGGCCCAGTGCCATCTATTAGCAGTACGAAGTACATGTACGAGATTATCTGTCGGGGCGTCAATTGTCAGGGATAACCGAATTATTGCTGGCGGCTACAATGGTTCTATCTCGGGAGGGGATCATTGCATCGATCATGGTTGTTACGTCGTCGGCAGTCACTGCGTAAGGACAATACATGCGGAGATGAATGCGTTGTTGCAATGTTCGAAGTATGGTATTCCCGTGGCAGGCTCAACGCTTTATGTCACGCATTTCCCATGTTTGCAGTGTTCCAAGGCGATTATTCAAGCAGGGATTCGGCATGTTATCTACGCAACAGACTATAAAAACGATGAATATGCCTTAAAGTTGTTTGCGCAATCAGGAGTTTCCGTTCAGCATATCCCGTATGATGAAAAGAAAGTCGACTTTTCCAACGAAAGTAAATTGGAACTTTTCAATGAATTACTTCAGAAAATGCAGGCACTCGGAGTCGGAAATGAAGACCTTGCCCCCTACAAACAAAGGGTGAATGACTTATTCGAGAAATGA
- the rsfS gene encoding ribosome silencing factor, producing MTTTLLETAYKAIDDKKGEDIVVLNMEGVSLIADQFIICHANSARQVQAIAKEVADKAAEAGFTTRRIEGMDMAKWVLVDLGDVVVHVFHKDERGYYNLEKLWGDAPMLDMAEEK from the coding sequence ATGACTACTACATTATTAGAAACAGCTTATAAAGCAATCGACGATAAAAAAGGGGAAGATATCGTAGTACTGAATATGGAAGGGGTATCGCTCATCGCGGACCAATTCATTATCTGCCACGCCAATTCTGCACGCCAAGTTCAAGCAATCGCTAAAGAAGTAGCTGACAAAGCCGCAGAGGCTGGATTTACTACAAGAAGAATTGAAGGAATGGATATGGCAAAATGGGTACTTGTAGATCTTGGCGATGTTGTCGTCCATGTATTCCACAAAGACGAACGCGGCTACTATAACCTTGAAAAGCTTTGGGGAGATGCACCAATGCTAGATATGGCCGAAGAAAAATGA
- the yqeH gene encoding ribosome biogenesis GTPase YqeH, with the protein MEEIKCIGCGITIQTEDPKLEGYTPPASLEKEDVICKRCFRLRNYNELQPVSLSGDDFLAILNGIGQKEGLVVKIVDIFDFNGSWINGLHRFVGNKDILLIGNKADILPKSVNPNRLINWMKAEASKLGLKPVDVLLVSAHKGQGMEEALTAIDKYRRGKDVYVVGCTNVGKSTFINRIIKGATGIGEVITTSHFPGTTLDLVEIPFEDGKAIYDTPGIINHHQIAHHLDANDLKAITPKKELKPKVFQLNAEQTLYIGGLARFDFISGARSSFTIHVSNELSIHRTKLSNADNLYKEHLGGMLAPPSGESLETLPPFVRHEFSIKKAKTDIVISGLGWITIQHPDVVVAVHAPRGVDVVLRPSLI; encoded by the coding sequence TTGGAAGAAATTAAATGTATCGGTTGTGGGATAACAATCCAGACTGAAGATCCGAAATTGGAAGGCTATACGCCGCCAGCTTCTTTAGAAAAAGAGGACGTTATTTGCAAGCGGTGTTTCCGGTTGCGAAATTATAACGAATTACAACCCGTATCCTTATCGGGCGATGATTTTCTTGCAATCTTAAATGGCATTGGCCAAAAAGAAGGATTGGTTGTTAAAATCGTAGATATTTTCGACTTCAACGGTAGCTGGATTAATGGATTGCACCGCTTTGTTGGAAATAAAGATATTTTATTGATTGGTAATAAAGCGGATATTTTACCGAAATCAGTAAACCCGAACCGTCTTATCAATTGGATGAAGGCTGAAGCGTCTAAACTCGGTTTAAAACCTGTTGACGTTCTGCTTGTTTCAGCACATAAAGGACAAGGAATGGAAGAAGCACTCACAGCAATTGATAAATACCGCCGCGGCAAAGACGTTTATGTTGTCGGTTGCACGAACGTAGGAAAATCAACGTTTATCAATCGCATCATTAAAGGGGCGACTGGCATTGGAGAAGTAATTACGACTTCTCATTTCCCAGGAACAACTTTAGATCTCGTAGAAATTCCATTTGAAGATGGGAAAGCCATCTACGACACACCAGGTATTATTAATCACCATCAAATTGCACATCATTTGGATGCGAATGATTTGAAAGCAATCACACCTAAAAAAGAATTGAAGCCGAAGGTATTCCAACTGAACGCCGAACAGACACTGTACATCGGTGGTCTTGCACGGTTTGACTTTATTTCTGGTGCCCGCTCGTCGTTTACAATTCATGTTTCAAATGAATTATCGATTCACCGTACGAAGCTCTCTAACGCGGATAATTTATATAAAGAGCATCTTGGTGGAATGCTGGCCCCGCCATCCGGAGAATCCCTAGAAACACTACCGCCATTTGTCCGTCATGAATTTTCAATTAAAAAAGCAAAAACGGATATTGTTATCTCTGGGTTAGGTTGGATTACAATTCAGCATCCTGACGTAGTTGTCGCAGTTCATGCACCACGTGGGGTAGACGTCGTACTGCGCCCTTCATTAATTTAA
- the yqeK gene encoding bis(5'-nucleosyl)-tetraphosphatase (symmetrical) YqeK: MDVDQLKKELAQRMPKERYEHVLRVTETAKNLAATYQIPIVKAELAALFHDIAKFIGKSDQHLFLEKANEDSRLFSFHHELWHAPVGAIIAHDEFGITDMDILNAIRYHTTGRANMSPLEKLIYVSDMIEPGRNFPGVESLRKDAAENLDTVMEACIYQSVQFLVNKRVPVYPDSIDCYNEHLK, translated from the coding sequence ATGGATGTTGATCAGTTAAAAAAAGAACTTGCACAACGTATGCCGAAAGAACGATATGAACACGTTTTACGGGTCACCGAAACAGCAAAGAATCTCGCTGCGACCTATCAGATCCCGATAGTAAAAGCCGAGCTGGCAGCGTTGTTCCACGATATTGCCAAATTTATTGGAAAGTCTGATCAACATCTCTTCCTTGAGAAAGCCAATGAAGATTCCCGGCTTTTTTCATTTCATCATGAGTTGTGGCACGCTCCGGTTGGTGCAATTATCGCACATGATGAATTCGGGATCACCGACATGGATATCCTGAATGCAATTCGGTATCATACAACTGGGCGTGCAAATATGTCGCCGCTCGAAAAACTTATCTACGTTTCAGATATGATTGAACCTGGACGAAACTTTCCAGGAGTGGAAAGTTTAAGAAAAGATGCTGCGGAAAACCTGGATACTGTAATGGAGGCTTGCATTTATCAGTCAGTGCAGTTTCTTGTAAATAAAAGAGTACCGGTTTATCCGGACTCAATAGACTGTTACAATGAACACTTAAAGTAG
- the yhbY gene encoding ribosome assembly RNA-binding protein YhbY, with product MLTNKQKSFLRGESNRLQPLVHIGKSGLTESVITQIEEALEAKELIKVTILQNCDQDKNEIAAKLEEQVGIEVVQVIGKIIVLYKESVEKKRIELP from the coding sequence ATGTTAACTAATAAGCAAAAAAGCTTTCTTCGCGGCGAATCGAATCGTCTACAACCACTTGTCCATATTGGTAAAAGTGGATTAACAGAATCGGTCATCACGCAGATTGAAGAAGCACTTGAAGCAAAAGAATTAATCAAAGTAACGATTCTACAAAACTGTGACCAAGACAAAAATGAAATTGCAGCGAAGCTTGAAGAACAAGTGGGTATTGAAGTCGTTCAAGTTATCGGTAAGATCATCGTCTTGTATAAAGAATCTGTTGAGAAGAAACGGATCGAACTTCCATAA
- a CDS encoding YqeG family HAD IIIA-type phosphatase, with protein sequence MVYKYFLPDEYVKDIFHIQPEALKSKGIKGVITDLDNTLVAWDRPDATPEIIDWMKSMQDAGIQVTIVSNNNEMRVKAFCDPLGIPFINDARKPMRKSFQKALSSMNVKREEVVVIGDQLLTDILGGNRKGLHTILVVPVATSDAAITKFNRKIERRIMAGLKRRGLIQWEE encoded by the coding sequence ATCGTGTACAAGTATTTTTTGCCGGATGAATACGTGAAAGACATTTTTCACATTCAACCTGAAGCACTAAAGAGTAAAGGAATCAAAGGGGTTATCACGGATTTGGATAATACGCTCGTTGCGTGGGACCGGCCGGATGCAACACCTGAAATCATCGACTGGATGAAATCCATGCAAGATGCAGGCATACAAGTGACCATCGTTTCAAACAACAATGAAATGCGTGTCAAAGCCTTTTGTGATCCTCTTGGCATTCCGTTTATAAATGATGCGCGCAAGCCGATGCGGAAATCCTTTCAAAAGGCTCTTTCTTCAATGAACGTCAAGAGAGAAGAAGTGGTTGTCATCGGTGACCAGTTACTGACCGATATACTCGGCGGGAACAGAAAAGGGCTGCATACGATTCTCGTAGTGCCAGTTGCGACGTCAGACGCTGCTATCACGAAATTCAACAGAAAGATTGAACGAAGAATCATGGCGGGATTGAAACGCCGTGGCTTGATTCAGTGGGAGGAATAA
- a CDS encoding class I SAM-dependent DNA methyltransferase gives MTRAYSEFASVYDELMTDIPYDAYIDIINLAAGGIAGKRVLDIGCGTGLLSMKLAKQGAQVAGIDLSSDMLAVAEDRAQALSLPVQFYEQPMQQLEGFTDYDLAVIAIDSLNYLPSREDVLATFRQIHSALAVGGKLIFDVHSIFKTDVIFMEGPFTFDNGRIAYIWITEEGEEHHSVYSELAFFVKGESELFRRFDEVHTQRTFPVSDYADMLMDAGFSIERIFADWEDEAPHEESERIFFQVRK, from the coding sequence ATGACTCGGGCTTATTCCGAATTCGCTTCTGTCTACGATGAACTAATGACTGACATTCCCTATGACGCCTATATTGATATCATTAATTTGGCGGCAGGGGGAATCGCTGGTAAACGTGTGCTGGATATCGGATGTGGAACAGGCCTATTATCCATGAAACTTGCAAAGCAAGGGGCTCAAGTCGCCGGGATCGATCTTTCTTCAGACATGCTAGCAGTCGCAGAAGATCGAGCACAGGCGCTTTCTTTGCCTGTGCAATTTTATGAACAACCCATGCAACAATTGGAGGGTTTTACGGACTATGATCTAGCAGTCATCGCAATTGACTCATTAAACTATTTACCGAGTCGTGAAGATGTGCTTGCGACATTCCGTCAAATCCATTCTGCTCTTGCGGTAGGGGGAAAACTTATTTTTGATGTCCATTCGATCTTTAAAACGGATGTGATATTCATGGAAGGTCCTTTTACGTTCGATAATGGACGAATTGCGTACATATGGATAACGGAAGAAGGGGAAGAACATCACTCCGTCTATTCCGAACTTGCCTTTTTTGTAAAGGGTGAGAGCGAATTGTTCAGACGTTTTGACGAGGTTCACACGCAACGAACGTTTCCAGTAAGCGACTATGCGGATATGCTGATGGACGCAGGTTTTTCGATAGAACGGATTTTTGCAGACTGGGAAGATGAGGCGCCTCACGAAGAAAGTGAACGAATCTTTTTTCAAGTACGAAAATAA
- the mtnN gene encoding 5'-methylthioadenosine/S-adenosylhomocysteine nucleosidase → MKIAVIGAMEEEVILLREEISSGLATTIGGCEFIEGKVGDHDVVLVKSGIGKVNAAVATTLLLNNFNPDIVLNTGSAGGFHESLEVGTVVISNEVRHHDVDVTAFGYEHGQVPGQPAAYRADLRLVDVARAAVEEIGTHAHATGLIASGDIFMSDAENVRRVKEKFPLMIAAEMEASAVAQVCHQFGTPFVVIRALSDIAGKESSISFDEFLPVAARHSTDIVLKVISKL, encoded by the coding sequence ATGAAAATAGCAGTGATCGGTGCCATGGAAGAAGAGGTAATTCTTTTACGCGAAGAAATCAGTTCAGGTCTCGCGACAACAATTGGCGGATGTGAATTTATCGAAGGAAAAGTCGGTGATCATGATGTTGTGCTTGTGAAAAGTGGTATTGGTAAAGTGAATGCTGCGGTTGCGACAACACTTCTGTTAAATAATTTCAATCCGGATATTGTTCTGAATACCGGTTCGGCGGGTGGATTTCACGAATCGCTTGAAGTCGGCACCGTCGTCATATCAAACGAAGTGCGCCATCATGATGTCGATGTTACTGCTTTTGGCTACGAGCATGGTCAGGTTCCAGGACAACCGGCAGCGTATCGTGCAGATTTACGGCTTGTGGATGTAGCCCGTGCTGCTGTTGAAGAAATAGGGACACATGCGCATGCGACAGGACTTATCGCTTCGGGTGATATATTTATGAGTGATGCTGAAAACGTTCGAAGAGTAAAAGAGAAATTCCCTCTGATGATTGCAGCGGAGATGGAAGCATCGGCTGTTGCGCAAGTGTGCCATCAGTTTGGTACACCATTTGTCGTCATCCGTGCGCTATCGGATATTGCAGGAAAAGAATCATCCATCAGTTTTGATGAGTTCCTTCCTGTCGCAGCGCGTCATTCAACAGATATTGTTTTAAAAGTCATCTCGAAACTTTAA
- the sigK gene encoding RNA polymerase sporulation sigma factor SigK produces the protein MSGFVMAIVQLWLEIPAVLGYIRGQAFQRPLSKEEEAACLQRLAEGDEDARDELIERNMRLVAHIVKKFHPKHELLDDYISIGTIGLMKAVNSFTPDRKTKLATYAARCIENEILMYLRTQKKVQKDVSLFDPIGMDKDGQSLQIADLLMTDEESPVDAVEQKERKERLYRHLGKLDGRELEIIQRRYGLLDDLPMTQKEIAEQLDISRSYVSRIEKRAIVKLYQLFKHEYNE, from the coding sequence ATGAGCGGGTTTGTCATGGCGATTGTCCAGCTATGGCTCGAAATTCCTGCAGTGCTTGGCTATATACGGGGGCAGGCTTTCCAGCGTCCCTTATCGAAAGAGGAAGAAGCAGCTTGCCTGCAACGTCTTGCAGAAGGTGACGAGGATGCAAGGGATGAATTGATTGAACGTAATATGCGGCTCGTCGCCCACATCGTAAAAAAGTTCCATCCAAAGCACGAGTTACTTGACGATTATATCTCCATTGGAACAATCGGGCTTATGAAAGCGGTGAACAGTTTTACGCCAGATCGAAAAACAAAACTGGCCACATACGCCGCCCGCTGTATTGAAAACGAAATACTCATGTATTTACGAACACAGAAAAAGGTGCAAAAAGACGTTTCTCTCTTTGATCCGATCGGAATGGATAAAGATGGCCAATCATTGCAAATTGCAGATTTACTGATGACGGATGAAGAATCTCCGGTCGATGCAGTCGAACAGAAAGAGAGAAAAGAAAGGCTGTATAGACATCTTGGAAAGCTTGATGGACGGGAACTCGAAATCATTCAAAGACGATACGGCCTGCTCGATGACCTGCCAATGACGCAAAAAGAAATTGCTGAGCAACTCGATATTTCAAGAAGTTATGTCTCACGTATTGAGAAACGTGCAATCGTCAAACTGTATCAGTTATTCAAACATGAATACAATGAATAG
- a CDS encoding helix-hairpin-helix domain-containing protein, with the protein MNVLFRSFVSAKWRKILTPIAAIAVLSAFLFFPKGQTDNNTFVMSEQNPFPELIEEDSVEEVEDSIQLAPALIVVDVKGAVRHPGVYSMQDGDRLIDAINAAGGYLPQADSRMLNHAMKLTDEFVIYAPVEGEEMLDILSTTISGTSAPKDDGKVNINTADEKELMTIPGVGPSKAAAIIQYRMDKGSFKSPESLMEVSGIGQKTFEKLESQITVN; encoded by the coding sequence GTGAACGTACTGTTTCGTTCGTTTGTATCTGCTAAATGGCGTAAGATTCTGACCCCCATTGCAGCAATCGCTGTGCTCTCCGCTTTTCTGTTCTTCCCCAAAGGACAGACCGACAACAATACGTTTGTCATGAGCGAACAAAACCCATTCCCTGAATTGATTGAAGAAGATAGTGTTGAAGAAGTGGAAGATAGTATTCAACTTGCTCCGGCTCTCATCGTTGTCGATGTGAAAGGGGCTGTTAGGCATCCCGGTGTCTATTCAATGCAAGATGGAGACCGCCTGATAGATGCTATCAATGCAGCAGGCGGCTATTTACCGCAGGCTGATTCTCGGATGCTGAATCATGCTATGAAGCTTACTGATGAATTTGTTATCTACGCACCGGTCGAAGGTGAAGAAATGCTAGATATTTTGTCCACCACGATAAGTGGGACGAGCGCGCCAAAAGATGACGGAAAAGTTAATATTAATACTGCAGATGAAAAAGAACTGATGACTATCCCTGGGGTAGGTCCGTCAAAGGCTGCAGCAATTATCCAATACCGGATGGATAAAGGCTCTTTCAAATCGCCTGAATCGTTAATGGAAGTATCCGGAATTGGTCAGAAAACATTCGAGAAACTAGAATCTCAGATTACAGTGAATTGA
- a CDS encoding DUF1510 family protein translates to MNEREPDLSRVERKKGRNRNKLLNIMIAVVVLLIIIATVAIFSGNKDDKKPDNTEETTNDTIVNDEESEDIEDGGQDSEEEDSVEGDNTATDENKSDSNSNHENERNTDSTEESDSITRIPSEDNIIAETVVDSAWKPIGTTQTGEHVSLYDGVSDDWNEKKQALAYATGLPQESMIFLKIKNGGGPQKSIGIVSSRDSTLKYRVYLEWVDGEGWKPVKMDKLTTLDFEY, encoded by the coding sequence ATGAACGAACGAGAACCTGATTTGTCGAGAGTTGAAAGAAAAAAAGGTCGGAATCGAAATAAGTTATTGAACATTATGATTGCGGTTGTCGTATTACTTATCATTATTGCCACCGTGGCAATATTCTCTGGAAATAAGGATGATAAAAAGCCGGACAATACCGAAGAAACAACAAACGATACAATCGTCAATGACGAGGAGTCAGAAGACATTGAAGATGGTGGTCAAGACAGCGAAGAGGAAGATTCAGTAGAAGGTGATAACACAGCAACAGATGAAAACAAATCTGATTCAAATAGCAACCATGAAAATGAAAGAAACACAGATAGCACTGAGGAGTCCGACTCAATCACGCGCATTCCATCAGAGGATAACATCATTGCCGAGACGGTTGTCGATTCGGCATGGAAACCTATAGGCACGACACAAACGGGTGAGCATGTATCGCTATATGATGGTGTGTCAGATGATTGGAATGAGAAAAAACAAGCGCTTGCATATGCAACCGGACTACCGCAAGAATCAATGATTTTCTTGAAGATTAAAAACGGCGGAGGACCGCAGAAGTCCATCGGAATTGTATCTTCAAGGGATAGTACACTAAAGTACCGTGTCTACCTCGAATGGGTTGATGGTGAAGGCTGGAAACCTGTGAAAATGGACAAATTAACAACATTGGACTTTGAATATTAA
- the udk gene encoding uridine kinase — protein MKSRKPLVIGIAGGSGSGKTSVTNSIYDVFKEHSVVVIEQDYYYKDQSHLNFEERLETNYDHPLAFDTDLLIHHVETLLDRKFVEKPVYDYSLHTRSEETIIIEPKDVIILEGILVLEDARLRELMDIKLFVDTDGDLRIIRRIMRDINERGRTIESVIEQYLSVVRPMHNQFIEPTKRYADIIIPEGGHNEVAIDLMVTKIKTILESGTEL, from the coding sequence ATGAAATCCAGAAAACCTCTCGTCATCGGCATTGCAGGTGGCTCAGGATCAGGCAAAACGAGCGTTACCAATTCAATCTATGATGTGTTTAAAGAGCATTCTGTTGTCGTCATAGAGCAGGATTATTATTATAAAGATCAGTCTCACCTAAACTTTGAGGAACGGCTGGAAACGAATTATGACCATCCGCTGGCATTCGATACAGATCTATTGATTCACCATGTTGAAACGCTTCTTGATCGAAAATTCGTGGAAAAACCCGTGTATGATTATTCATTACACACAAGGTCTGAAGAAACAATTATCATTGAACCTAAAGATGTTATTATCCTAGAAGGGATTTTGGTCCTTGAGGACGCTAGGTTACGTGAATTGATGGATATCAAACTATTTGTTGATACAGACGGGGATCTACGCATTATCCGTCGAATTATGCGGGATATCAACGAGCGGGGCCGGACGATTGAATCAGTTATTGAGCAATACCTGTCTGTGGTACGCCCGATGCATAATCAATTTATCGAACCAACGAAGCGATATGCCGATATTATTATTCCAGAAGGCGGTCATAATGAGGTTGCAATTGACTTAATGGTTACGAAAATAAAAACAATTCTTGAATCTGGAACAGAATTGTAA
- a CDS encoding nicotinate-nucleotide adenylyltransferase — protein MKKVGILGGTFNPPHIGHLIVANEVKHALGLDEIRFMPNAVPPHKNAPFDATAEQRLFMAELVVSGFTGLTVSGFEVKQGGVSYTYDTMKQVTEIESDVDFYFIIGGDMIDMLPSWHRIEELVALVNFVGVGRPGTIGTTDFPIIMVDIPQIELSSTLIRRRFSENGTVQLLIPPTVENFIRKEGLYGC, from the coding sequence ATGAAAAAAGTCGGCATACTTGGCGGCACATTCAACCCGCCTCACATCGGCCACCTGATTGTTGCAAATGAAGTAAAGCATGCACTTGGTCTTGATGAAATTCGGTTCATGCCGAATGCTGTTCCGCCTCATAAAAATGCACCATTTGATGCAACAGCTGAACAACGACTGTTTATGGCGGAGCTTGTCGTATCAGGCTTTACGGGATTGACCGTTTCTGGGTTCGAAGTGAAACAAGGCGGTGTTTCTTATACTTATGATACGATGAAACAGGTGACTGAGATTGAATCAGATGTTGATTTTTACTTTATCATTGGTGGCGATATGATTGATATGCTGCCAAGCTGGCATCGGATTGAAGAACTGGTCGCACTTGTCAATTTTGTGGGGGTTGGCCGTCCGGGAACTATAGGAACGACTGACTTTCCGATAATTATGGTGGATATTCCTCAAATTGAATTATCGTCAACGTTAATAAGGAGACGCTTTTCCGAGAATGGAACTGTTCAATTACTTATCCCGCCTACTGTGGAAAATTTTATTCGCAAGGAGGGTTTATATGGATGTTGA
- the aroE gene encoding shikimate dehydrogenase → MKKWYAVIGDPIKQSMSPSMHESWFKENSIDAAYIPIHVPADRLREAVEGLKNLGCSGWNVTVPHKSAIIPFLHQLDPSAEQMNAVNTVRVLEDGTLIGYNTDGNGFVRSLEEAYGERSKDKKVLVIGAGGAARGIAFALHSAGYGPIFFANRTLEKAEQLAANLSDSTVLSVAEAELSLSEFGLIVQTTSVGMNFSQKGLPLNLDNVLEGTIVADIIYNPLETEFLAEARKRGAHTLNGVGMFVHQGALAFETWTEVHPDTEFMNEKITTTLGG, encoded by the coding sequence TTGAAAAAATGGTATGCGGTTATCGGAGATCCAATCAAACAGTCGATGTCTCCGTCTATGCACGAATCTTGGTTTAAAGAAAATAGCATAGATGCAGCGTATATCCCAATCCATGTTCCAGCTGACAGACTGCGGGAAGCAGTAGAGGGCTTGAAAAATTTGGGGTGTTCAGGCTGGAATGTAACAGTTCCACATAAAAGTGCTATTATTCCGTTTTTGCATCAGTTGGATCCATCAGCTGAGCAGATGAACGCAGTGAATACAGTCCGTGTGCTTGAGGATGGCACACTCATAGGCTACAATACGGATGGTAACGGATTCGTTCGTTCATTGGAAGAAGCTTATGGTGAGCGAAGCAAGGATAAGAAGGTTCTCGTTATCGGAGCTGGCGGCGCTGCACGAGGTATCGCTTTTGCGCTACACTCCGCAGGGTACGGGCCAATCTTTTTCGCAAATCGTACGCTTGAAAAAGCTGAACAATTAGCAGCAAATCTTTCGGATTCGACTGTCCTGTCGGTAGCGGAGGCGGAACTATCCCTTTCCGAATTCGGTTTGATTGTCCAGACAACATCCGTGGGCATGAACTTTTCACAAAAAGGACTACCTTTAAACCTGGATAACGTCTTGGAAGGAACTATTGTTGCTGATATTATCTACAACCCCCTTGAAACGGAATTTCTTGCAGAAGCCCGCAAAAGGGGAGCGCACACTCTGAACGGGGTCGGTATGTTTGTCCATCAAGGAGCGCTTGCGTTTGAGACATGGACAGAAGTTCATCCCGATACAGAATTTATGAATGAAAAAATAACGACAACTCTTGGAGGATAA
- a CDS encoding O-methyltransferase, with translation MDNYKTYVASFAKDKDPLIVEMEQFAKEHHVPIMDSDGIDLFISLLRIQNPERILEIGSAIGYSAIRIAGALPKASIVTIEKDTGRYLKAVEFINKGGYTDRLSIVEADALLTDSDKVFSKTYDALFIDAAKGQYKRFFEKYAPIVNTGGVIYCDNMFMHGIVLHGDKDIPRRNRTMIRNLKEFTEWVMTNPGYETSLLPVGDGLLIAVKK, from the coding sequence ATGGATAACTATAAGACATATGTTGCAAGTTTCGCGAAGGACAAAGATCCGTTGATTGTGGAAATGGAACAGTTTGCCAAAGAACATCATGTCCCAATCATGGATAGTGACGGCATTGATTTATTTATTAGTCTTTTACGAATTCAAAATCCCGAACGTATCCTTGAAATCGGAAGTGCAATTGGCTATTCGGCAATCCGGATAGCTGGAGCACTGCCTAAAGCATCTATTGTGACAATTGAAAAAGACACTGGAAGGTATTTGAAGGCGGTTGAATTTATAAATAAGGGCGGTTATACAGACCGCCTTTCTATTGTTGAAGCGGACGCCCTATTAACAGACAGTGATAAGGTTTTTAGTAAGACATATGATGCACTTTTCATCGATGCTGCGAAAGGGCAATACAAGCGATTCTTCGAAAAATATGCGCCGATTGTTAATACTGGAGGCGTTATTTATTGCGACAATATGTTCATGCATGGTATAGTGCTGCACGGAGATAAGGATATCCCAAGGCGCAATCGTACGATGATACGCAATTTGAAAGAATTTACTGAATGGGTTATGACTAATCCTGGGTATGAAACTTCCTTACTTCCTGTGGGAGATGGGCTTTTGATTGCTGTAAAAAAATAA